The following proteins are co-located in the Armatimonadota bacterium genome:
- a CDS encoding DUF2779 domain-containing protein codes for MAERLLDKSAFLNGLTCPKKLWLSIHSPEIAEPISEGGRFRMEIGREVGELARLRFPQGAFLQGLYLEDCPGDVAFEVTFQSENFRARTDILRRNGTGWDLIEVKSSKRESTSHLYDLAFQAMVMKQAGIEPIRCLLLLVNGDYVLPESGKIDPEQFFTQVDLTEEVLAAQPKVEVLANQFHHLIQLEHKEPPTPDFFAACKECSFKSYCSESWPEHPVSVYLSRSKKQIENFRSKGIIDFRDVPQGELTTSIQRSWHRVLTNDSMEVDPDLADRIANLEYPVYCIDFETVGHFLPWIAAVPSYQKLPVQFSCHRINAPYINGVHPTVDHFEYIFRGDGDPREEFVKALSDVLGDHGSVMHYSAAEKTELRNLETAEIPGAKELSDRLIPRFVDLEKWIKDYFWHPGLAAKSSIKKVLPILAPDLSYDSLEINSGETAMVRYQRAITGKLPTAQAEKTFQDLLEYCKLDTWAMVRIIWALQDALAGKKF; via the coding sequence TTGGCTGAAAGGCTCCTCGATAAATCGGCTTTTCTGAATGGACTGACGTGCCCGAAGAAACTCTGGCTGAGCATTCATTCGCCTGAAATTGCGGAGCCGATCAGCGAAGGAGGCCGATTCCGGATGGAGATCGGTCGCGAAGTCGGCGAACTCGCGCGACTTCGATTCCCGCAGGGTGCTTTTCTGCAGGGGCTTTACCTAGAGGATTGCCCCGGCGACGTGGCGTTTGAGGTCACGTTTCAATCTGAGAACTTTCGCGCGCGTACCGATATCTTGCGGAGAAATGGCACCGGTTGGGATCTCATAGAAGTCAAGTCTTCGAAGCGAGAATCCACCTCACACCTGTATGACCTCGCGTTCCAGGCGATGGTGATGAAGCAGGCTGGCATTGAGCCAATTCGCTGCTTGTTACTGCTGGTTAATGGCGATTATGTGCTGCCGGAATCGGGCAAGATCGACCCGGAACAGTTCTTTACTCAGGTTGACTTGACTGAAGAAGTTCTTGCTGCTCAGCCGAAGGTCGAGGTGCTCGCGAACCAATTTCATCATCTGATTCAGTTGGAACATAAGGAGCCGCCAACGCCCGACTTTTTCGCCGCTTGCAAGGAATGTAGCTTCAAGAGCTATTGCTCGGAGTCCTGGCCAGAGCATCCGGTTTCGGTTTATCTTTCGCGGAGCAAGAAGCAGATCGAGAATTTTCGATCCAAGGGGATCATTGATTTTCGGGACGTGCCACAAGGCGAATTGACTACATCCATCCAAAGGAGCTGGCACCGCGTGCTCACGAACGATTCGATGGAAGTCGACCCCGACCTGGCCGATAGGATCGCGAACCTCGAGTATCCAGTGTACTGCATCGACTTCGAGACGGTAGGCCACTTTTTGCCTTGGATCGCGGCAGTTCCTTCGTACCAAAAGTTGCCTGTCCAGTTTTCTTGTCACCGCATCAATGCGCCCTACATCAATGGCGTTCATCCAACGGTAGACCATTTTGAATACATCTTCCGAGGGGATGGCGACCCAAGAGAGGAATTCGTCAAAGCGCTTTCGGACGTACTCGGAGATCACGGTTCGGTGATGCATTACTCTGCCGCCGAAAAAACCGAGTTGAGAAACTTAGAGACGGCTGAAATTCCTGGAGCGAAGGAGCTATCCGATCGACTCATACCAAGATTCGTGGACCTCGAAAAGTGGATCAAGGACTACTTCTGGCATCCAGGGCTCGCGGCAAAGTCTTCGATCAAGAAAGTGCTACCAATCTTAGCTCCCGATCTTAGTTACGACAGCCTGGAAATCAATAGCGGTGAGACAGCAATGGTCCGGTATCAACGAGCGATCACGGGCAAGTTGCCAACTGCGCAAGCCGAAAAGACCTTCCAAGACCTTCTGGAATACTGCAAGCTTGATACTTGGGCGATGGTCCGGATCATATGGGCGTTGCAAGACGCGCTGGCTGGAAAGAAGTTCTAG